The sequence CCGAACCGTTCGAGATCTCCCGCTTTCAGCGCTTCCACGCTTTGCAGGACGCGGTCGTTCTCCGAGATGACATGCCGGGCCCGCTTGCGAACCGTCTCGTCCGCGATCAGATGGGCGTTCGCCTCGAACTGCCGCGCGTCGATCTCCCCGAGCAGAGCCAGCGCAGGAAATGCCGCGCGCAGATCGGCGACGGCCTGCTCGCATTGCGCCCGTCGTTCGTTGTAGGCGGAGTCCACCAGCCCGCGCCGCTTGTTCGTGTTGCCGATAACCAGCTTATGGCCGGCGGCGCTGAACGGCGCCAGCTCGTAAGCAAGGTCCGAGCAGCGCAGCTTGATCGCATGATTTTGCCGGCCCATCGCGATCGAGAATTGGTCCATGATGCCGCAGTTGACGCCCATATAGCGGTTCTCCGCTTCCTGCGCGACAAGCGCCAGCTCGATCCGGTCGACCTCGCGCCCTTCCGCCGCCTGGAAGCCGTAGCCGGTCACCACCTCGATCGAAGCCGAAGAAGACAAACCGGCGCCGTTCGGGATTTCTCCCGCATACAGCACGTCATACCCGCGCGACGGCGAGAAACCGCGGCTCGCCAGATGAACGAGCACGCCCTTCGGGTAATTGATCCAGTCGTGCTCCTTGCGGAAGCTCAGATCGTCGAGAGACACCTCCGCCGCAACGGGGAAATTGGTCGTAGCGAACGACAAGACGCGGTCCCCGCGGGGACGCAGCAGCATCCAGGTGCCGAACGTCAGCGCCGCCGGAAACACATAACCGCCGTTATAGTCCGTGTGCTCGCCGATCAGGTTGACACGTCCCGGCGCGTGGAAGGCGCGAACGCCTTCCGGAGTGCCGCCGAAACGGGACAAAAAAAGCTGTAAGGCTTCGTTTGCGTTCAAAATCAACAAGCCCTCCCTTTCTTTTTATGATCGTTTGTGATTGTTTATTTTTATTTACGATTGTATATGATCGTTAGAGGCGCGGCAATACTTTTTTACACGATGAGCAGACGGATCCCCGCCTCCCTGATCCGCTGCGCGTATTCCGTCGATATGCCCGAATCGGTCACCACCAGATGCGCGCTGTCCGCCGCCGCGATATGAGACAAGGTCACTTTGCCGAATTTCGTATGGTCGGCCACCACGATCACTTCTCTGGCGATTCCGATCATCATCCGGTTGATGCTCGCCTC comes from Paenibacillus thermoaerophilus and encodes:
- a CDS encoding galactokinase; amino-acid sequence: MLNANEALQLFLSRFGGTPEGVRAFHAPGRVNLIGEHTDYNGGYVFPAALTFGTWMLLRPRGDRVLSFATTNFPVAAEVSLDDLSFRKEHDWINYPKGVLVHLASRGFSPSRGYDVLYAGEIPNGAGLSSSASIEVVTGYGFQAAEGREVDRIELALVAQEAENRYMGVNCGIMDQFSIAMGRQNHAIKLRCSDLAYELAPFSAAGHKLVIGNTNKRRGLVDSAYNERRAQCEQAVADLRAAFPALALLGEIDARQFEANAHLIADETVRKRARHVISENDRVLQSVEALKAGDLERFGRLMIASHDSLRDLYEVTGPELDAMVEEALKVDGTVGSRMTGAGFGGCTVSLVREDRVDAFVEQVGSRYEARTGLKPDFYVADIGDGVREIPLNESRFT